One region of Mangifera indica cultivar Alphonso chromosome 3, CATAS_Mindica_2.1, whole genome shotgun sequence genomic DNA includes:
- the LOC123211768 gene encoding formamidopyrimidine-DNA glycosylase isoform X1 — protein MPELPEVEAARRAIEENCLGKKIVKSIIADDNKVIDGVSASEFEAALLGKTILSAHRKGKNMWLSLDSPPFPSFQFGMAGAVYIKGVAVTKYKRSAVKDTDEWPSKYSKFFVELDDGLEMSFTDKRRFAKVRLLQDPASVPPISDLGPDALLEPLTVDEFTELLSKRKIAIKALLLDQSFISGIGNWVADEVLYQARIHPLQISANLSKENCATLLQCIKEVIGKAIEVGADSSQFPNNWIFHSREKKPGEAFVDGKKIDFITAGGRTTAYVPELQKLNGVQAAKAVVKQRKKTSKIKDSEDDDEDKAVDAPESDEEFTENPKSKRGQKPGIKGKKHSNKRKSKESDDDNEDNDVGDDNADELQATKSGKPKKNNQAKAVKISKEKVTGKKSMNVPKKAK, from the exons ATGCCGGAGCTACCAGAGGTGGAGGCGGCCAGACGGGCCATAGAAGAGAACTGTTTGGGTAAGAAGATAGTGAAGTCGATTATAGCCGATGATAACAAAGTGATTGATGGTGTCTCTGCGTCGGAGTTCGAGGCCGCGCTTTTGGGCAAGACCATTTTGTCTGCTCATAGAAAGGGCAAAAACATGTGGCTTAGTCTCGATTCCCCTCCCTTTCCTTCTTTCCAGTTCG GGATGGCGGGAGCTGTTTACATTAAGGGGGTTGCTGTTACAAAATATAAGAG GTCTGCTGTAAAGGACACTGATGAATGGccttcaaaatattcaaaattcttTGTTGAA CTAGATGATGGTTTGGAGATGTCTTTCACTGACAAGAGGAGATTTGCTAAAGTCCGCCTACTCCAAGAT CCGGCTTCTGTACCCCCTATATCTGATCTTGGTCCTGATGCCCTATTGGAGCCTTTGACAGTTGATGAATTTACTGAATTGTTAAGCAAGAGGAAAATTGCGATTAAGGCTCTATTACTTGATCAG AGTTTTATATCAGGAATTGGCAATTGGGTTGCAGATGAAGTTTTATACCAA GCCAGAATTCATCCACTGCAAATTTCTGCCAACTTGTCCAAAGAAAATTGTGCAACCTTGCTCCAGTGCATCAAAGAG GTAATTGGAAAAGCAATTGAAGTTGGGGCAGATAGTAGTCAATTTCCTAATAATTGGATTTTTCATTCTCGCGAAAAGAAGCCTGGCGAGGCATTTGTTGATG GTAAGAAAATTGACTTTATTACTGCTGGTGGTAGG ACAACTGCTTATGTACCAGAGTTGCAAAAGCTAAATGGAGTCCAAGCTGCAAAAGCAGTGGTTAAACAAAGGAAGAAAACTTCTAAGATAAAAGAtagtgaggatgatgatgaagataaagctGTTGACGCACCTGAAAGTGATGAGGAGTTTACTGAAAATCCCAAATCAAAGAGAGGGCAGAAACCTgggattaaaggtaaaaaacattcaaataaaagaaaatctaaAGAAAGTGATGATGACAATGAGGACAATGATGTCGGTGATGACAATGCTGATGAATTGCAAGCAACAAAATCAGGAAAGCCAAAGAAGAATAACCAAGCTAAGGCTGTGAAGATCTCCAAGGAAAAGGTTACTGGTAAAAAAAGTATGAATGTACCGAAGAAAGCAAAATAG
- the LOC123211061 gene encoding protein FAR1-RELATED SEQUENCE 6-like gives MEEAPLSGEQVPDGDCNLSRKERDSETTLIDGQNGFIEEKKEFVAPAVGMEFESYDDAYNYYNCYAKEVGFRVRVKNSWFKRNSREKYGAVLCCSSQGFKRIKDVNRIRKETRTGCPAMIRMRLVDSKRWRVLEVTLEHNHILGAKIHRSFKKLGTGTKRKSQSSSDAEGRTIKLYRALVIDAGGNVNPNSNGRELRKCSAYPYQLNLKKGESQAIYNYLCRMQLTNPNFFYLMDFNDEGHLKNVFWVDGRSRTSCSYFSDVIYVDNTYLSCKYEIPLVALVGINHHGQPVLLGCGLLAGETTESYIWLLKAWLTSACGRSPQTIITDRCKVLQSAVMEVFTRAHHCFSLSHIMKKVPEKLGGLRNYDSIRKALVKAVYESLKVIEFEAAWGFIIQRFGVVDHEWLRSLYEDRILWAPVYLKDTFFAGMCPTQQGDILNPFFDRYLHKQTPLKEFLDKYELALQKKHQEENLADIESRSLSPTLKTRCPFELQLSKIYTREIFKKFQYQVEEMYSCFSTTQLHVDGPIIIFLVKERVLGEGNRREIRDYEVLYNRTAGEVCCICSCFNFYGYLCRHALCVLNFNGVEEIPLKYILSRWKKDYKRLYIPDHVSNNVDATDHVLWFNQLYKSALQVVEEGVISLDHYKVALQAFEDSLNRVHDVEEKQE, from the coding sequence ATGGAAGAAGCTCCTCTTAGTGGTGAGCAAGTACCTGACGGTGACTGCAATCTGTCTCGGAAAGAAAGAGACAGTGAAACAACACTAATAGATGGTCAGAATGgttttattgaagaaaaaaaggaattcGTTGCTCCAGCTGTTGGAATGGAGTTTGAATCATATGATGATGCTTATAACTATTATAACTGCTATGCCAAAGAAGTGGGCTTTCGTGTTAGAGTGAAGAATTCATGGTTTAAGCGTAATAGCCGGGAGAAGTATGGTGCAGTACTATGCTGCAGCAGTCAGGGTTTCAAAAGAATTAAGGACGTGAACCGtataagaaaagaaacaagaacTGGTTGTCCTGCAATGATTAGAATGCGGTTGGTGGACTCTAAAAGATGGAGGGTTCTTGAAGTTACTCTTGAACATAACCACATATTAGGTGCTAAGATCCACAGATCATTTAAGAAGCTGGGCACTGGAACCAAAAGGAAGTCACAGTCAAGTTCTGATGCAGAAGGAAGAACAATCAAGTTGTACCGAGCACTGGTGATAGATGCGGGTGGAAATGTAAACCCGAATTCCAATGGGAGAGAACTCAGGAAATGTTCTGCTTATCCCTATCAGCTGAACCTTAAAAAGGGTGAATCTCAGGCCATTTATAACTACCTCTGCCGAATGCAATTGACAAATCCAAACTTCTTTTACTTAATGGATTTCAATGATGAAGGGCATTTGAAAAATGTGTTCTGGGTTGATGGTAGGTCCAGGACTTCATGTAGTTACTTCAGTGATGTTATCTATGTTGACAACACTTATTTGTcatgtaaatatgaaataccACTGGTAGCATTAGTTGGAATAAATCACCATGGCCAACCTGTGTTGTTGGGTTGTGGCCTACTTGCAGGTGAGACTACTGAGTCTTATATTTGGTTGCTCAAAGCATGGCTTACAAGTGCATGTGGACGGTCTCCACAAACTATTATTACAGACAGGTGCAAGGTGTTGCAGAGTGCGGTAATGGAGGTGTTTACAAGAGCTCATCATTGTTTTAGTTTGTCACACATAATGAAGAAAGTTCCAGAAAAATTGGGAGGGCTGCGCAACTATGATTCTATTAGAAAGGCTCTTGTCAAAGCGGTTTATGAATCCCTGAAAGTGATTGAGTTTGAAGCAGCATGGGGGTTTATAATCCAACGCTTTGGAGTTGTTGATCATGAGTGGCTTCGTTCTTTGTATGAAGATCGAATTCTATGGGCTCCAGTTTATTTAAAAGATACCTTTTTTGCTGGAATGTGCCCTACACAGCAAGGTGATATCCTTAATCCATTTTTTGATAGGTATCTGCATAAGCAAACTCCTTTGAAAGAATTTCTTGATAAATATGAATTAGCTCTACAAAAGAAGCACCAGGAGGAAAATCTTGCAGATATTGAATCAAGAAGCTTGAGCCCCACATTGAAAACCAGATGCCCATTTGAGTTGCAGCTTTCTAAAATATACACTAGAGAAATATTCAAGAAGTTTCAGTATCAGGTGGAGGAGATGTATTCTTGTTTTAGTACAACACAGCTACATGTTGATGGGCCGATCATAATATTTTTGGTCAAGGAACGTGTTTTGGGTGAAGGAAATAGGAGGGAAATTAGGGATTACGAAGTTCTGTACAATAGAACAGCAGGTGAGGTTTGTTGCATCTGCAGCTGCTTTAACTTTTATGGGTATCTATGCCGGCATGCTTTGTGTGTgcttaattttaatggtgtggAGGAAATCCCTTTGAAGTACATCTTGTCACGGTGGAAGAAGGACTATAAACGCTTGTATATTCCTGATCATGTATCGAATAACGTTGATGCAACTGATCATGTGCTATGGTTTAATCAGTTATATAAAAGTGCCTTGCAAGTTGTGGAGGAAGGAGTGATTTCTCTGGACCATTACAAAGTTGCATTGCAAGCTTTTGAGGATTCATTAAATAGGGTTCATGATGTAGAAGAAAAGCAAGAATAA
- the LOC123211768 gene encoding formamidopyrimidine-DNA glycosylase isoform X2, translated as MPELPEVEAARRAIEENCLGKKIVKSIIADDNKVIDGVSASEFEAALLGKTILSAHRKGKNMWLSLDSPPFPSFQFGMAGAVYIKGVAVTKYKRSAVKDTDEWPSKYSKFFVELDDGLEMSFTDKRRFAKVRLLQDPASVPPISDLGPDALLEPLTVDEFTELLSKRKIAIKALLLDQSFISGIGNWVADEVLYQARIHPLQISANLSKENCATLLQCIKEVVQNAVEVDADCSRFPLEWLFHFRWGKKPGKVNGKKIDFITAGGRTTAYVPELQKLNGVQAAKAVVKQRKKTSKIKDSEDDDEDKAVDAPESDEEFTENPKSKRGQKPGIKGKKHSNKRKSKESDDDNEDNDVGDDNADELQATKSGKPKKNNQAKAVKISKEKVTGKKSMNVPKKAK; from the exons ATGCCGGAGCTACCAGAGGTGGAGGCGGCCAGACGGGCCATAGAAGAGAACTGTTTGGGTAAGAAGATAGTGAAGTCGATTATAGCCGATGATAACAAAGTGATTGATGGTGTCTCTGCGTCGGAGTTCGAGGCCGCGCTTTTGGGCAAGACCATTTTGTCTGCTCATAGAAAGGGCAAAAACATGTGGCTTAGTCTCGATTCCCCTCCCTTTCCTTCTTTCCAGTTCG GGATGGCGGGAGCTGTTTACATTAAGGGGGTTGCTGTTACAAAATATAAGAG GTCTGCTGTAAAGGACACTGATGAATGGccttcaaaatattcaaaattcttTGTTGAA CTAGATGATGGTTTGGAGATGTCTTTCACTGACAAGAGGAGATTTGCTAAAGTCCGCCTACTCCAAGAT CCGGCTTCTGTACCCCCTATATCTGATCTTGGTCCTGATGCCCTATTGGAGCCTTTGACAGTTGATGAATTTACTGAATTGTTAAGCAAGAGGAAAATTGCGATTAAGGCTCTATTACTTGATCAG AGTTTTATATCAGGAATTGGCAATTGGGTTGCAGATGAAGTTTTATACCAA GCCAGAATTCATCCACTGCAAATTTCTGCCAACTTGTCCAAAGAAAATTGTGCAACCTTGCTCCAGTGCATCAAAGAG gTTGTTCAAAATGCGGTTGAAGTTGATGCTGACTGCAGCCGGTTTCCTCTTGAATGGTTGTTTCATTTTCGATGGGGCAAAAAGCCTGGAAAAGTTAATG GTAAGAAAATTGACTTTATTACTGCTGGTGGTAGG ACAACTGCTTATGTACCAGAGTTGCAAAAGCTAAATGGAGTCCAAGCTGCAAAAGCAGTGGTTAAACAAAGGAAGAAAACTTCTAAGATAAAAGAtagtgaggatgatgatgaagataaagctGTTGACGCACCTGAAAGTGATGAGGAGTTTACTGAAAATCCCAAATCAAAGAGAGGGCAGAAACCTgggattaaaggtaaaaaacattcaaataaaagaaaatctaaAGAAAGTGATGATGACAATGAGGACAATGATGTCGGTGATGACAATGCTGATGAATTGCAAGCAACAAAATCAGGAAAGCCAAAGAAGAATAACCAAGCTAAGGCTGTGAAGATCTCCAAGGAAAAGGTTACTGGTAAAAAAAGTATGAATGTACCGAAGAAAGCAAAATAG
- the LOC123211769 gene encoding cis-3-alkyl-4-alkyloxetan-2-one decarboxylase isoform X1: MAWTLSAPSPLTLPISSTDRTTLTADTVKCHSAWRSNSERKRATRIIINASQGETNSDDSDNDSPAFNPFGFVTDNPSSRSAIQLPESPAEDGNVGQMLYRIEDKGREYGKYIKCGNLVWFVRRTGSPETRRGTIVFLHGAPTQSYSYRNVMSQMSDSGFHCIAPDWIGFGFSDKPQPGYGFDYTEKEFHEELDKLLDGLEVKSPFFLVVQGFLVGSYGLTWALKNQSKISKLVILNSPLTVSSPTPGLFTKLRIPLYGEFTCQSAITAERFIEAGSPYVLKLEKADVYRLPYLSSSAPDFALLEATRKINFTNTLSQIASGFASGSWDKPVLVAWGISDKYLPQSVAEEFQKGNPEVVKLNLIEGAGHMPQEDWPEKVVDALRLFF; encoded by the exons ATGGCTTGGACTCTCTCTGCACCTTCTCCTCTCACTCTTCCCATCTCCTCCACCGACAGAACCACCCTCACCGCCGACACCGTCAAGTGCCACAGCGCTTGGAGAAGTAATTCGGAAAGAAAGAGAGCTACAAGAATCATAATTAATGCTTCTCAAGGAGAAACTAATAGCGATGATAGTGATAATGACTCGCCAGCTTTCAACCCTTTTGGCTTTGTCACTGATAATCCTTCTAGCCGAAGCGCCATTCAGCTCCCTGAGAGCCCGGCTGAGGATGGAAATGTTGGCCAAATGCTCTAT AGGATAGAAGATAAAGGAAGGGAGTATGGCAAATACATCAAATGTGGAAACTTGGTATGGTTTGTGAGGCGGACTG GATCCCCTGAGACCAGACGAGGAACAATTGTCTTTCTTCACGGGGCTCCAACACAGTCATATAGCTACCGAAATGTTATGTCTCAG ATGTCAGATTCTGGATTCCACTGCATTGCACCTGACTGGATAGGTTTTGGTTTCAGCGACAAACCACAGCCAGGATATGGTTTCGATTACACAG AGAAAGAATTTCATGAagaattggataaattacttgATGGACTGGAGGTCAAATCTCCTTTCTTTCTAGTGGTTCAG GGGTTTCTTGTAGGTTCATATGGATTAACTTGGGCCTTGAAAAATCAGAGCAAGATATCTAAGCTCGTAATCCTAAATAGTCCCCTGACAGTTTCATCTCCCACTCCTGGACTATTTACAAAGCTGAG AATCCCTCTCTATGGCGAATTTACTTGTCAGAGTGCTATCACGGCAGAGCGCTTTATTGAAGCAGGTAGCCC CTATGTTTTGAAGCTGGAAAAGGCTGATGTTTATCGATTGCCATACCTGTCAAGCAGTGCACCTGATTTTG CCCTGCTTGAAGCcacaagaaaaattaatttcacaAATACCTTAAGTCAAATAGCTTCTGGCTTTGCTTCAGGAAG CTGGGACAAACCAGTGCTAGTTGCATGGGGAATATCCGACAAGTATTTACCTCAGTCCGTGGCAGAAGAGTTCCAGAAAGGAAATCCAGAAGTGGTGAAGCTCAACTTGATAGAAGGAGCTGGGCATATGCCACAAGAGGACTG GCCTGAGAAAGTTGTTGATGCTTTGAGACTATTCTTTTAA
- the LOC123211769 gene encoding cis-3-alkyl-4-alkyloxetan-2-one decarboxylase isoform X2: MAWTLSAPSPLTLPISSTDRTTLTADTVKCHSAWRSNSERKRATRIIINASQGETNSDDSDNDSPAFNPFGFVTDNPSSRSAIQLPESPAEDGNVGQMLYRIEDKGREYGKYIKCGNLVWFVRRTGSPETRRGTIVFLHGAPTQSYSYRNVMSQMSDSGFHCIAPDWIGFGFSDKPQPGYGFDYTEKEFHEELDKLLDGLEVKSPFFLVVQGFLVGSYGLTWALKNQSKISKLVILNSPLTVSSPTPGLFTKLSYVLKLEKADVYRLPYLSSSAPDFALLEATRKINFTNTLSQIASGFASGSWDKPVLVAWGISDKYLPQSVAEEFQKGNPEVVKLNLIEGAGHMPQEDWPEKVVDALRLFF; this comes from the exons ATGGCTTGGACTCTCTCTGCACCTTCTCCTCTCACTCTTCCCATCTCCTCCACCGACAGAACCACCCTCACCGCCGACACCGTCAAGTGCCACAGCGCTTGGAGAAGTAATTCGGAAAGAAAGAGAGCTACAAGAATCATAATTAATGCTTCTCAAGGAGAAACTAATAGCGATGATAGTGATAATGACTCGCCAGCTTTCAACCCTTTTGGCTTTGTCACTGATAATCCTTCTAGCCGAAGCGCCATTCAGCTCCCTGAGAGCCCGGCTGAGGATGGAAATGTTGGCCAAATGCTCTAT AGGATAGAAGATAAAGGAAGGGAGTATGGCAAATACATCAAATGTGGAAACTTGGTATGGTTTGTGAGGCGGACTG GATCCCCTGAGACCAGACGAGGAACAATTGTCTTTCTTCACGGGGCTCCAACACAGTCATATAGCTACCGAAATGTTATGTCTCAG ATGTCAGATTCTGGATTCCACTGCATTGCACCTGACTGGATAGGTTTTGGTTTCAGCGACAAACCACAGCCAGGATATGGTTTCGATTACACAG AGAAAGAATTTCATGAagaattggataaattacttgATGGACTGGAGGTCAAATCTCCTTTCTTTCTAGTGGTTCAG GGGTTTCTTGTAGGTTCATATGGATTAACTTGGGCCTTGAAAAATCAGAGCAAGATATCTAAGCTCGTAATCCTAAATAGTCCCCTGACAGTTTCATCTCCCACTCCTGGACTATTTACAAAGCTGAG CTATGTTTTGAAGCTGGAAAAGGCTGATGTTTATCGATTGCCATACCTGTCAAGCAGTGCACCTGATTTTG CCCTGCTTGAAGCcacaagaaaaattaatttcacaAATACCTTAAGTCAAATAGCTTCTGGCTTTGCTTCAGGAAG CTGGGACAAACCAGTGCTAGTTGCATGGGGAATATCCGACAAGTATTTACCTCAGTCCGTGGCAGAAGAGTTCCAGAAAGGAAATCCAGAAGTGGTGAAGCTCAACTTGATAGAAGGAGCTGGGCATATGCCACAAGAGGACTG GCCTGAGAAAGTTGTTGATGCTTTGAGACTATTCTTTTAA
- the LOC123211769 gene encoding haloalkane dehalogenase isoform X3: MAWTLSAPSPLTLPISSTDRTTLTADTVKCHSAWRSNSERKRATRIIINASQGETNSDDSDNDSPAFNPFGFVTDNPSSRSAIQLPESPAEDGNVGQMLYRIEDKGREYGKYIKCGNLVWFVRRTGSPETRRGTIVFLHGAPTQSYSYRNVMSQMSDSGFHCIAPDWIGFGFSDKPQPGYGFDYTEKEFHEELDKLLDGLEVKSPFFLVVQGFLVGSYGLTWALKNQSKISKLVILNSPLTVSSPTPGLFTKLRIPLYGEFTCQSAITAERFIEAGSPYVLKLEKADVYRLPYLSSSAPDFALLEATRKINFTNTLSQIASGFASGSL; the protein is encoded by the exons ATGGCTTGGACTCTCTCTGCACCTTCTCCTCTCACTCTTCCCATCTCCTCCACCGACAGAACCACCCTCACCGCCGACACCGTCAAGTGCCACAGCGCTTGGAGAAGTAATTCGGAAAGAAAGAGAGCTACAAGAATCATAATTAATGCTTCTCAAGGAGAAACTAATAGCGATGATAGTGATAATGACTCGCCAGCTTTCAACCCTTTTGGCTTTGTCACTGATAATCCTTCTAGCCGAAGCGCCATTCAGCTCCCTGAGAGCCCGGCTGAGGATGGAAATGTTGGCCAAATGCTCTAT AGGATAGAAGATAAAGGAAGGGAGTATGGCAAATACATCAAATGTGGAAACTTGGTATGGTTTGTGAGGCGGACTG GATCCCCTGAGACCAGACGAGGAACAATTGTCTTTCTTCACGGGGCTCCAACACAGTCATATAGCTACCGAAATGTTATGTCTCAG ATGTCAGATTCTGGATTCCACTGCATTGCACCTGACTGGATAGGTTTTGGTTTCAGCGACAAACCACAGCCAGGATATGGTTTCGATTACACAG AGAAAGAATTTCATGAagaattggataaattacttgATGGACTGGAGGTCAAATCTCCTTTCTTTCTAGTGGTTCAG GGGTTTCTTGTAGGTTCATATGGATTAACTTGGGCCTTGAAAAATCAGAGCAAGATATCTAAGCTCGTAATCCTAAATAGTCCCCTGACAGTTTCATCTCCCACTCCTGGACTATTTACAAAGCTGAG AATCCCTCTCTATGGCGAATTTACTTGTCAGAGTGCTATCACGGCAGAGCGCTTTATTGAAGCAGGTAGCCC CTATGTTTTGAAGCTGGAAAAGGCTGATGTTTATCGATTGCCATACCTGTCAAGCAGTGCACCTGATTTTG CCCTGCTTGAAGCcacaagaaaaattaatttcacaAATACCTTAAGTCAAATAGCTTCTGGCTTTGCTTCAGGAAG CCTATGA